A single window of Pirellulales bacterium DNA harbors:
- a CDS encoding rod shape-determining protein, which produces MLPRLSALLHADLAIDLGTAATRVALPGEGVVLEEPSVVAVSRTANRLLSGGCAVGHLARQMLGRTPDSVSVVRPLAGGVITNFHLCEAMLRYFLRKARPLRFGLRPRLLMAAPACLTPVEKHAIYTSAHRAGAGQVMLVGVAQAAALGLRLPVAEPVASMLIDIGAGATEVAVLSLGGVVSQHSCHTGGDQMDQAIV; this is translated from the coding sequence ATGCTCCCTCGCCTGTCCGCTCTGTTGCACGCTGATTTGGCCATCGACCTGGGCACGGCTGCCACTCGCGTGGCGCTGCCCGGCGAAGGCGTCGTGCTGGAAGAACCCTCCGTCGTCGCGGTTTCGCGCACCGCCAATCGGTTATTGTCGGGCGGTTGCGCCGTGGGGCATTTAGCCCGGCAGATGTTGGGCCGCACTCCCGATTCAGTCAGCGTGGTGCGCCCGCTGGCCGGCGGTGTCATTACCAACTTTCATTTGTGCGAAGCGATGCTGCGCTATTTTTTGCGAAAGGCGCGCCCGCTCCGTTTCGGATTGCGCCCCCGCTTGTTAATGGCCGCTCCCGCCTGCCTGACCCCGGTCGAAAAGCATGCCATTTACACCAGTGCCCATCGGGCCGGCGCCGGGCAAGTGATGTTGGTCGGCGTTGCCCAGGCCGCGGCCTTGGGATTGCGCCTCCCCGTGGCCGAGCCCGTGGCCAGCATGCTCATCGACATCGGCGCCGGCGCGACCGAAGTGGCCGTGCTCAGCCTGGGCGGCGTCGTGTCCCAACATTCCTGCCACACCGGTGGCGATCAAATGGATCAGGCCATTGT